In Phormidium yuhuli AB48, one genomic interval encodes:
- a CDS encoding Uma2 family endonuclease, whose product MLGVTSLRQIRLVPDSAMVMAAPTWAAYEHLLLDLGDNRPSRIAYVGGELEVRMPGVLHELLSRVLAAIVATLADELGLEFNDFGSVRLENPTSQSAVEPDGCFYLENAQQGQGFAVDVSAIAPDLVIEVDIASRSQRRLPIYAPLGVPEIWLYRQERLEILRQVGGGYEPQGHSVAFPGVTVVQLNQWLALRQTGTDLTVIRAVRQFCREVGD is encoded by the coding sequence ATGCTGGGAGTCACGAGTCTCCGCCAAATCAGGTTAGTTCCCGATAGTGCCATGGTGATGGCGGCCCCAACTTGGGCCGCCTATGAACATCTCCTACTGGATTTAGGGGACAATCGCCCCAGTCGGATTGCCTATGTTGGAGGAGAACTGGAAGTTCGGATGCCGGGTGTCTTGCATGAGTTGCTGAGTCGAGTCTTGGCGGCGATTGTTGCCACCTTGGCCGACGAATTAGGGTTAGAGTTCAATGATTTTGGTTCGGTACGCCTAGAAAATCCGACTTCCCAGAGTGCCGTTGAGCCAGATGGCTGTTTTTATCTAGAAAATGCCCAACAGGGCCAGGGATTCGCTGTGGATGTCTCAGCCATTGCCCCGGATTTAGTCATTGAGGTAGATATTGCCAGTCGTTCCCAGCGTCGGCTCCCCATTTATGCGCCGTTGGGGGTTCCTGAGATTTGGCTGTATCGTCAGGAACGGTTAGAGATTTTGCGACAGGTGGGGGGAGGCTATGAACCTCAAGGACATAGTGTTGCCTTTCCTGGGGTGACTGTCGTGCAACTGAATCAGTGGTTAGCATTGCGTCAGACGGGGACAGATTTAACGGTGATTCGTGCTGTGCGACAGTTTTGCCGCGAGGTGGGGGACTAG
- the avd gene encoding diversity-generating retroelement protein Avd, translating into MAHFIKWYVPLLNRLPRDHKFALGDRMVASLYDMMEGLIEARYVSQKLDILLPLRGKLDILRYQTRLLFDFKLVDVKRYENASRQIDEIGKQLSGWIQQQQKKP; encoded by the coding sequence ATCGCACATTTCATTAAATGGTATGTGCCATTACTCAACCGTCTTCCACGAGATCATAAATTTGCCTTAGGTGACCGGATGGTAGCATCACTCTACGATATGATGGAGGGATTGATTGAAGCTCGTTATGTATCCCAAAAACTAGATATTTTGCTACCGCTACGAGGAAAACTCGATATTCTTCGGTATCAAACCCGCTTATTATTCGACTTCAAGCTAGTTGATGTCAAACGGTATGAAAATGCTAGTCGGCAAATTGATGAAATTGGCAAACAACTATCAGGCTGGATTCAACAGCAACAGAAAAAACCATGA
- a CDS encoding formylglycine-generating enzyme family protein, which yields MNSPPKRRIIIHREKRRTTYFSEPLSDEVGLDMVQIPGGTFLMGAPEDELHNRKSEQPQHSVTVPSFFMGRYPITQTQWHLVVGYPEVKRELKPDPSEFKGENRPVEQVSWQDAVEFCQRLSVKTSRSYRLPSEAEWEYACRAGTQTPFHFGETLTDELANYNATKVYGRGVKGQSRGKTTEVGQFPPNNFGLHDMHGNVWEWCQDDWHRNYKGAPEDGSAWVDDDSKNNQKVLRGGSWFNYPRGCRCAIRFNDTRGGFLSGGFRVVCVPVVAGRVPRAMDSS from the coding sequence GTGAACAGCCCTCCCAAGCGCCGTATCATCATCCATCGAGAAAAACGTCGCACCACCTACTTCAGTGAACCCCTCAGCGACGAAGTTGGCTTAGACATGGTGCAGATTCCTGGGGGAACCTTCCTCATGGGGGCACCCGAGGATGAGTTACATAACCGTAAAAGTGAACAGCCTCAACATTCCGTCACCGTCCCCTCATTCTTTATGGGGCGCTATCCCATAACCCAGACCCAATGGCACCTGGTGGTGGGCTATCCAGAGGTAAAACGGGAACTGAAGCCAGACCCATCTGAGTTTAAGGGCGAGAACCGTCCCGTTGAGCAGGTGAGTTGGCAGGATGCGGTGGAGTTTTGCCAACGACTCTCTGTTAAAACCTCACGTAGCTACCGCCTCCCCAGTGAAGCGGAGTGGGAATATGCCTGTCGAGCTGGAACTCAAACCCCATTTCATTTTGGTGAAACCTTGACCGATGAGCTGGCAAACTATAATGCCACAAAAGTTTATGGCCGTGGTGTGAAGGGTCAATCCCGAGGTAAAACCACAGAGGTTGGGCAGTTTCCTCCCAATAACTTTGGCTTGCATGATATGCACGGTAATGTTTGGGAATGGTGTCAGGATGACTGGCATCGTAACTATAAGGGGGCGCCAGAGGATGGGAGTGCTTGGGTTGATGACGATTCTAAAAATAACCAGAAAGTGCTGCGCGGCGGGTCCTGGTTCAACTATCCCAGGGGCTGTCGTTGCGCCATTCGCTTCAACGATACGCGCGGTGGCTTCCTCAGCGGGGGTTTTCGGGTCGTGTGTGTGCCTGTGGTCGCGGGGCGTGTCCCCCGGGCGATGGACTCTTCTTAG
- a CDS encoding RNA-directed DNA polymerase, whose translation MKRYGNLYPQITEFSNLLAAANNAQKGKRFRDSVLAFNHDLEPKLLTLQDELHHKTYQPGEYKNFDIYEPKRRVISAAPYRDRVVHHALCNVIVPIFERTFIATSYANRLGYGSHRGLEQFVRYARSSRYVLQCDICQYFPSIDLSILKQQIRRKLKCRDSLWLIDKILDNRSHAEQGQQQSLYYFPGDTLLTPLDHPTGLPIGNLTSQFFANVYLNNFDHFVKEELNVSRYVRYVDDFALFSDDRDFLIHCRERLEAYLATQLRLRIHPIKSQLTQTRYGAMFVGFRVFSDRIRVRNYNLQKGRRRLKRLEVAYDQGQISRKDVQQRWQSWKAHLSHGDTWRLRQDIIAESKLPLT comes from the coding sequence ATGAAACGATATGGAAATTTATATCCTCAAATCACCGAATTTTCAAACTTGCTAGCCGCCGCCAATAACGCTCAAAAAGGTAAGCGATTTCGAGACTCAGTGTTAGCCTTTAATCATGACTTAGAGCCTAAGCTGTTAACCCTCCAAGATGAGTTACATCATAAAACCTATCAGCCTGGAGAGTACAAAAACTTCGATATTTATGAGCCTAAACGCCGAGTTATTTCAGCGGCGCCTTATCGAGATAGAGTGGTTCACCATGCTCTGTGCAACGTGATTGTTCCGATTTTCGAGCGGACCTTTATTGCCACATCCTATGCTAATCGTCTGGGCTATGGGTCTCACCGTGGTCTGGAGCAGTTTGTTCGTTATGCCCGCTCAAGTCGCTATGTTTTACAATGTGACATTTGCCAGTATTTTCCTAGTATTGATCTATCTATCCTCAAGCAACAAATCCGCCGTAAGCTTAAGTGTCGTGATAGCCTGTGGCTGATTGACAAAATTTTAGACAATCGTAGCCACGCTGAACAGGGGCAGCAGCAGTCCTTGTACTACTTCCCGGGAGACACCCTCCTTACACCATTAGACCATCCCACTGGCTTGCCGATTGGTAATTTAACCAGCCAATTTTTTGCTAACGTTTATCTAAATAACTTTGACCATTTTGTCAAGGAAGAACTTAACGTTTCGCGTTATGTCCGTTATGTAGATGACTTTGCTCTATTCAGCGATGACCGAGATTTTCTTATTCATTGCCGCGAGCGTCTCGAAGCTTACCTCGCCACCCAGCTTCGGCTCCGCATTCATCCTATCAAAAGTCAACTGACTCAGACTCGCTATGGGGCTATGTTTGTGGGATTTCGTGTTTTCAGCGATCGCATTCGGGTTCGTAACTATAACTTGCAAAAGGGTCGGCGGCGGCTCAAACGATTGGAAGTCGCCTATGACCAAGGGCAAATCTCTCGAAAGGACGTTCAGCAACGCTGGCAAAGCTGGAAAGCCCACCTCAGTCATGGAGATACCTGGCGACTGCGCCAAGACATTATAGCCGAGTCCAAGCTACCCCTGACATAA
- the ltrA gene encoding group II intron reverse transcriptase/maturase has product MARESRGFDNRPNAQTTNHEWQQLPWGKIQRKVFKLQKAIYQAVNRGNKAKARRLQRLLNKSYYARLLAVRKVTQDNQGKKTAGVDGVKSLNTKDRFHLAEKLRKPSKAKSLRRVWIPKPGRDEKRPLGIPTMHDRALQALVKLGLEPYWEAQFEAESYGFRPGRSSHDAINAIFKKCLSKPQYVLDADIAKCFDRINHDYLLSKLDCPSVYKRSIRQWLKAGVLDNGVFEATETGTPQGGVISPLLANVALHGMIDSVVNAFPSKKTIDGKQEWYRPKIIRYADDFVVLANRPEVVLEAQRLIEEWLKPVGLELKPEKTRLCNTLTEWNGEKPGFDFLGFNIRQYPCSIHKGVNASGTGRQRYQLYIKPSKKAVKTHYDVCKEVIKRHKTAPQATLIGKINPIIRGWSNYYSKVVSKETFSKLDHMIWGALRAWTVSRCGQATYEKLNNYFSYGKHGKWTFQTKGGMVLLKHTETPIVRHIKVKGKNSPYDGDWAYWSKRMSNSYGDIPTRVAKLIKRQKGRCNHCGQYFTSDDLVEVDHIQPKSLGGKDIYSNLQVLHRHCHDVKTQLDGSLTVNSSHDKG; this is encoded by the coding sequence ATAGCGAGAGAAAGCCGAGGGTTTGATAACAGACCCAACGCCCAGACTACGAACCACGAATGGCAACAACTACCCTGGGGTAAAATCCAACGGAAAGTGTTCAAGCTGCAAAAGGCTATATATCAGGCTGTAAACCGTGGCAATAAGGCAAAAGCCAGACGACTGCAACGTTTACTCAACAAGTCATATTATGCAAGGCTCTTGGCAGTACGCAAGGTAACTCAGGATAACCAAGGTAAGAAAACCGCAGGTGTGGATGGGGTCAAATCCCTAAACACCAAAGACCGGTTTCACTTGGCTGAAAAACTACGGAAACCTAGCAAAGCCAAAAGCTTAAGACGTGTATGGATTCCCAAACCCGGACGGGATGAAAAACGCCCACTTGGTATTCCAACCATGCACGATAGAGCCTTGCAAGCCTTGGTCAAACTCGGATTAGAACCGTATTGGGAGGCTCAGTTTGAAGCTGAGTCATACGGATTCCGACCGGGGCGGTCATCACATGACGCAATAAATGCAATTTTTAAGAAATGTCTGAGTAAACCTCAGTATGTCTTGGATGCCGATATTGCTAAATGCTTCGACCGTATCAACCATGATTACCTTCTGTCCAAACTAGATTGTCCCTCTGTGTACAAACGGAGCATCAGACAATGGCTAAAAGCCGGAGTTCTGGACAATGGTGTATTTGAAGCAACAGAGACAGGAACTCCCCAAGGCGGAGTCATTAGCCCACTCCTAGCCAACGTTGCCCTACACGGGATGATAGATTCGGTTGTCAATGCGTTTCCTTCTAAAAAGACCATTGATGGAAAACAAGAATGGTATCGCCCGAAAATCATCCGATACGCCGACGACTTCGTAGTATTAGCAAATAGACCCGAAGTAGTACTAGAAGCTCAACGACTGATTGAGGAATGGCTAAAACCAGTTGGACTGGAATTGAAACCTGAGAAAACTCGGCTATGCAACACGCTAACCGAATGGAATGGTGAAAAACCAGGATTCGACTTCCTTGGGTTTAACATTAGGCAATACCCATGTAGTATTCATAAAGGGGTCAACGCCAGTGGCACAGGAAGACAACGATACCAACTGTACATCAAGCCGTCCAAGAAAGCGGTGAAAACCCACTATGACGTATGTAAAGAGGTCATCAAGCGACATAAAACCGCACCTCAAGCGACGCTAATCGGCAAGATAAACCCAATCATCCGAGGATGGAGCAATTATTATTCCAAGGTCGTATCCAAGGAAACATTCTCCAAACTCGACCACATGATATGGGGAGCTTTAAGGGCATGGACAGTATCACGATGTGGCCAAGCCACTTATGAGAAATTAAACAATTACTTCTCATATGGAAAACACGGTAAATGGACGTTCCAAACCAAAGGTGGAATGGTACTCCTAAAACACACTGAAACACCCATCGTGAGACATATCAAAGTCAAAGGGAAAAACTCCCCCTACGACGGCGATTGGGCTTACTGGAGTAAACGGATGAGCAACAGCTACGGAGACATCCCAACACGGGTAGCCAAACTCATCAAACGTCAGAAAGGACGGTGTAATCACTGTGGACAATACTTCACCAGTGACGACTTGGTTGAGGTTGACCATATTCAACCTAAAAGCCTTGGAGGGAAGGATATATACTCTAACCTTCAAGTGTTACATCGTCATTGCCACGATGTGAAGACACAGTTAGATGGAAGTCTGACTGTCAATAGCTCCCATGACAAGGGATAG